In Oryzias melastigma strain HK-1 linkage group LG6, ASM292280v2, whole genome shotgun sequence, the DNA window TGTAAAGATACAAACAACCATTGCTGCTGCAGGCAGCTCCAAAACTATCAACCGTAAATATAAATAACCAACCATGATCACAGAATGTTTCAACTAAAatattctgcttttatttttctcattgggtggtaaatacattttttttaacaagtttcagaagaaaaatccCCTTTATACTACTGTAACAGtaacacaaacaattatttaataaataaaatatgaatggaaAATGGGATTTCTACCACTGAATCATGACGGCAAGCGTCCTCATGAGGCGTTCAGGTCCAACAGTAGCCTGTCAGTGGAAAAAGCTGTGGATCTGCAGAGCAAGTGCCTGGCCCACCATGGGCTCCAGCTCTTCAGGTGCTGCATTGCAGAGCTGCTGGATGCTGGAGAAGTTCTGCAGCAGGGTCAGAGCTTTGACCCGGCCCACACCGGGGATCTGCTGAACTAGAGTCAGAACCAGGGGGTCCAGCAGCCGACAAGAACttctcctgaaaatgttctcccgGCCATCAGCCTGAACCTGGAGAGAGCAAACAGGAGCAGACATCTGATTATGCTTACTGAtctccaattgattttctgtggtacacgGCGCTCAAAAGTCAGTTAAAATGTTTAGCCTGACTGGAAAACTTTGAATCCACACCTCTTGATGGACtgctggagcattatgggtactgcaTCCAGGAGATATTCGTACTGTGCTTGAACTGTGAGTTGAGTCacataaagtgtgttttttcagGCTTTATACGTTAAAGTcacactcagatcatcttttgatatatttttaaagcattattgGTGGTCTATTAATTAGAATTgggctgtttttagccaaaaaaaaaatactgtcattGTCTAGGATATATGTCAAAATCAAgacctgagggccggatccggcctgccaggtaattctatccggccctccagatcattttattttattatattgtcattaatggcccgatgttatcttgcacttatttttgacttgtataattttgacaaaatatattttcttggagagtaaaatattgaaagttatttaaagtttaagttgatttattctggaataatattcctggctgtttttattcatagttatgttaaaaagttacatttttaaagttttaaaaatgtagttttagagtgttcaatacatgtttatcttgttcgcaACCTAAGAGTGTtttggattgagtttgacgccccaggtctaggacatagtttcccCAGAGCGGCAGTAGGCTGTTAGAAAGTCACATttgagttgtaggtgggaccGATGGCGTGGAATAAGCCCACATCCTGTCACCTATATGTTTACACTCTTTTCTGCTAGCTCACAGCCTttcacaaccccaatctaacaaAATTGGTgagtaatatcagagctatccagccgtacagttagATACCAGCCCTGAGGACGAAAACAAAGACCTATACCAATCAatcaagtggatccatcagaatggagcggagcaaggagcttgtagCTCACACATTCCATTTTCTGTaacaaataaaccattttttatacggcatttttcatctgcttctgattcgcaatgatttgagtaaagaaatactcagaaatacaatttggaGCTCAGTTTTCTGAATATATGTCCACAAGAACGTAttaacaccattttcatctgagtgagtccttaaaaaaacatgtcttccTCAGTGTGTTATGCACCTCTTCCTGAAAAGGGCTGGTTTCCTGTAAAAGCTGCAGCTCCTGTGCatgcagctcagacgagggcCGGTGCATCTTAACATCAGTTGAGCTGCAGCCTCTGATGAACTTTGTTCAAGGCTTACCATCTGAGCGATGAGCTGCGAGGCCTCAGCTTGTCCACCCACCGGCAGCAGAGGCAGACCCAATTCAAGCACCACAAACCTCTGCAGCGCACTGAAGTACTGCTCACTGAGCCCGGTTCTCTCCACCAGAACCAGCTCCTGGAAACTGTTACTGGCCTTAAAGACGGAAGAAGCAGTCAGTCAGGATGCACCGAGCACAGGTCCACAGCTCACCTCTGTTTGACTCACATTGCGATAGCGAACCAGCTTCCTCCTGTAGCTGCTTCCTGCTATGATGTCGCACTCAGAAATATAGAGGATGCTGCTCTTGTTGGGAAGGAGGAAGTCTGCCACATGGAGCTCATTTTCAAAGATAACTTTAAGACCTCCACCTGAAACACACAGTGATTATgttagttatgttaaaaagttaggtttttacatttttttaaatttagctttagagtgttcaataagtgTTTATTTTGTTCGGTCAgcccgcgacttaaggtgtgttttggattttagctccctgtgtgattgaatttgacacacCTGCCGTACACTGGTGGGACATGGAGAACCATCGAAACCAGAATAGAGTGTGACAAAAAGCTCAGCAGTGTCCTCACCTTCCTAGACAACTTAAACAATAAAGCCACATGAACCCGTTCGGGGGTTGACCCGTAAAGGTGCATGTGGGTTATAGGGTTGTCCTGGCTGTGGAGGGTCGTAGCAAAGAGCAGGTGCACAGGTGTGTCATGCAGTTACCTGGAGCCCCGTacagccaccttaagggacgaTGTAACAATGGAACGTGCCATTGTCGTGCGAGTGGTAAGTGTTTCATGAGTGTTTGGGTATTACGATgtgagaaagaaacaaaatggaatctggacaaaacatgcttttttatttaaaaaatgttggttttatccTAATTTTTGCCCCAATATTACCAATTGGTTGATTTCCCCCAGGGAAAAACGCAAACTTAGAAAAATACTGTGTTTGctgtgttggaatgatcagcAAATGACTGactcaaaaaaaacacacagatgtgTGTCAGGAAAAATAATCCACAAAACATCTTccaccacatgaatgcaaaacaaCTTTCTCCACCTAAGCGAAAGTCACTTTATATTAGTGCACAATCTATGGAAGACAATAGAATTtcagggaaaataaaagtaaatatagaTTAGCAATATAATTTAGTCCAGTATGACGGGTCAGATTAAACTGTTTAATGGGCCGCTTATGGCCCCTGGGCTGTAGTTTTCCCACCCTGTTCTAGTCTTTCTCAACATCTCATTGCAGGTTGCTACAGTACTGATCTGCCTCAATTCCTCAACGTGTGCTGTCTGAATGAGTCCTCTTGTTGCTCTGACACCAGTAATCATGAAGTGCTATAGAAGAATCAAGTAAAActactatttttacttttatgttttaagtCGAGCACTCCAACCTAATGACAACAAACTGTCTGATTCTAGTCATCTGTTAATAGGAAGTTTCTAGGAACACcctagggcaggggtctgcaacctgtggctccagagccacattatctctccatggtggctctttggaCAAACATacaataagtcatggagactgctgacccagccatatCAACAGTCTGAGTCAGCTGCTCCCTGCTAAGAGTTACCTAACCAAAATCTacttcaagaaaacaaataaacaaagcctgcaaatcaagactaccaaggtccaactccaaactaaaataaaaacccagcagtgtaagactgctgaggacaaagaggggggaaagaacaacaaaaagaaagaaaaagaaaatagccttttttaaagtaaggattaatTCATTCgcatgtatttaatttagattagttaaattaaaaaaatgatggtaaaggtgcacatagatgataaattatgtaggtttttacatccctgtcaacctgaagacgtcttgtttgttcaacgctacctccagaatgaacaggcttaataaagcaaaactttggtgaaaagtttgatcttttatgagttaaaatcacatattatcttatgctgcacaacattggctactagctgttcagagctgaactgagatgatcctgCTTGGCacagagtcttttattttgaaaataagtataaaaaccccacacattttgagagatgcaatgttctttttatacatttgcttttgtttgtgccaaaaaatagacataattcgtatgtattattaaaaaaggtaataaatgcaaatacaaatttcttaaaggctaaagtaaggttttgatcagtagaaaacgagcccaaatggatcttttactgttaaaggttgccgacccctgctctGGGAAGAAGGGGGTTACAGTGTGTGACGTCATCAGCTGTGACTCGCCTCTCAGTGCTCGGACCAGAGCGGAGTCCGTCCATTTTTCGCTGCAAAGGACGTGTCCGTACGGAGGAGCGGCGGTCAGGAGGTCGGACGGCTTGGCCTCCATCTCGGTAACAGCCGAAGCTGACCGTCAGAGACCTGCTTCCTACAGCGACTGTTTATTTTAGAGCTACCGGTACTTTTCCCTCCACAACATTGAAGTCTCTTCGTTGGTTTAAGTCTGATCGCGGACCTCTCTGTGTAGCTCCACGTCGCCCTCTGCAGGACAGGCGGACGCGATACCACCATCTGAGCTGCAAACATATTGcattattcaataaaaaaaatgacatacccttctttttttctttctttaccaTTTTCTAATAACGACATATACaatctcattatcatgagagAATAAGATAGaaacttgttttctttcaataatgagattgtgttgttatcacgagaaaatggGGGAAAGAAGTAGACTTTCGTATAtcccaatgtttttttgtagtaaTGCAGAAAATTTATTACAATCTGagttaatacttaaaaaaattggatCAGCCAGCTGAGCTCATGCTTGCCTCAAAGTTTGCTACAGAGACAGACAGGGACTGCCGACAAagtacacaaaaacattaaagacaaaaaaatttctgttttgtacaacgcaaaaaaataatcaaaacttcATCGGACACACACATTGCTGTTGATACAGATTCCACATTAattataaattaatcaaaatagaTTTACTCTTTCCCTCATACTCAACCACAAATGACAGAGCAAGGCTATCTAGATGTTTCCTTGTCCCTTTGCTACCccgttttatttttgaaatttcttGTTGTAGTTTGTTGttagaaaaacaatgaaaaaaaaaaagatcttgaaaaacatacaaaaaaagtaaaaaaacaaaNNNNNNNNNNNNNNNNNNNNNNNNaaaaaaaaaaaggggggggggggcacagcATGTATAATATGATAGGCTGACATGAACCTGAAGAACAAAAGCCATCCTCATGAAACCATGGCAACCCCCATAAGACCTGATGAGTCCTGCAGTACCGACCCCACCCAGCAGGCGTCGTTGCGCCATTGCGCCATTGCGCCATTGCGCCATAGCAATCTGAGACTCCTTTTCACTTTGACTCCGTCAGACATTCGGCAGCTGTTCTTCAGTGCAAGTGTTAAACAGGTGTGTATAAGTTTCACAACaagctaataaataaattaggtGTTCATACTTGCTCtctttttgtataaaaatgcGACTTTTTTTAGTTCTCGACAAACAACTGAACATTAGCTAGCTAGGTAGCTAGTGCACGTGCCAATTCGCCTCGTGGGGTCAAAATGTCGGACAATAACtaaaattttgtgtttgttttcaagcGGCGGAGTGGATTCActgacatgtcaaaaatcttCATCCAAAAGGTGAGTTAAGCTGGTTTATTTTATGCAGCATCTTGTAGTTTGTTTTCCTTTCGtttatttagttgtttgttCATTACTGTACTTGCTGGTTTATGGATTCCATTTAGTAATAAAAACCAAGAATGGAAATGTCACGGACAATTTTACTTTAGTTTgcactttttaagttttccataaattcaaatttacatttcttgaattcttttttcttttcttcttcttctttctttctttttttttttaactttactgtcCAAAACATACAGAACAACAAACATTATTCCATGGCAAGTCAGGGATACATATTTGTCCAATAGAAGACAGCAGAgggaacagaaaaacaaacaaacaaaagttgaaaaagCTCACatatgattttgttgttttgtaaactCATTAACAgagatttctttaaataacgAATACAATTTTCCTAGTGAGATTAAGTAACATTTGGTCTATAGATTCAAGAGTCTGATTGTCCACGAGCTGATAGGGAGCAGAATAAGTGAGTCTAGAAATCCCTTCTGCTTTTTGAAAGTAAGCTTAAGTCCCTTTGAAACCACTAAGTCTTGACAAAAAAGTGACTATAGACcctgttcagttttttttttatacctcgCTGACATAATGATTTTGCAGACATGATGTGGATTACAGTGGGTCGTGTTTCTTTCGGTATCTGCAGATTGAGAGTCCTTCTTGCCTCTGGTGTCGAGTGATTCAAGAACCTGGTGTCGACACAGAGACAGCAGAACAATATTCCAAGCTTCAGGCTCGAATGAACCTTTTCTACAATGACTTGACCCAGGACCAGTCGAGGCTGATTCCCACTTCGTTTGAGGAAAATGAGGTATTGcatacatgattttttttttttttctagcactTTGTTCATCACAGATCCTGCTGTTGGAGTCGGCTGTGTTTCTGAGGGACAGGGGGGGAATGTAGCAGTAGGTAGTGAAATGTCAGTGATgatgacaaacacacaaagccaCTGTTTATGGTGCATCTCAACCAGAAATTCATCaatctaaataaaattgaaccagagctaatgaagtgacccttatcatagatttaaaaattaaatccttgatttttttttaactcaaaaatagaAAGTGCACCTTAAATTCTGTTTGTATTCTGTTCtagatttattttctgtggTAAAACATCTGTCTTTTCCAGGGAGTTGTGCTGAAATGTGTGCTGGTGTCTTCTCAGGTGTATGCTGTGTTCTGGGAGGAGAGGAAGTTTTGGTGTCGCGTTGTGGTGAAGTCCATCACGGTGGATTCAGTTACCTGTCTGGCCTGCTGCTTCCTGGTCGACTATGGAGAAAGAATCGTAGTTTCTTCAGACAAGTACGAGCAGAGACAAATACCTATGATGCTCTCATAAATTCATCTCACTGacacaaatatatttcatttgttaTTGGTGTCTGTTTTCACCTCCTTTGAATGTTGAACTGATCATGAACAGACCTACATTCTGTGCTCTTCTACCAAGGATCCGGCTGACAGTTCCTGACTTTCTGCAGCTGCCTTTCTGGGCGCAGAAGTTCCACTTGTCTGGAATCAAACCAACAACACTGCGGGTTCCTTTTCTGGAGGAGAAGGCCGAGCTCATGTGAGATTTGTTCTTTAGATTTTCGTGGTTCCTAAACTTTAACGTTTTTGGGCAAAACTTTCTCCTTTTTGGTCTGAAGTCCATCCAGTCAGTGGGACATCTCTGCCACACTTTACCTGCACAGTCTGCTCAAAGGTAAGCACTAAtgtgttcatttgtttgtgtgttatgGATTTAGCTGATTTTTTCTTCTCTAAATTGATGAGTGTGAAGGTTTGTGTCTTGTGTTCCTGCAGCATCTCTCTCCATGGAGGCTGTGCTGTTGGAAAGTGAGTCAGACTCAACTGCTATAGAGCTTTATCTGTCCACTGGGGACTTCAAGGTCAGACTCTTTGTTACCCACTTTGTTTTTGATGACACTGTAAGTTCTTCTATTACACTGACGGTTGGTTGTTACTTCTTCAGATCTGTGTCAACGACGAGTTGGTGTCCAAGAAGTTTGCATATTACAGCGAAGAGTCTGGACGAGGTGGTCTGGATCCATGGGGCAGAATTCCTGTCAAATTCTGCTCCATCTTAACCCAAATTGACTCAGCGTCTTCCATCAAGCTGGAGGCCGTTAAACCTCCACCAACGTCTGGTAAGCACACATTTGAATCTCCAGTTCCTCGCGTAAGAACAGGATGAGGTTATTGACTTGTTGTGAAGACCACAGATCTAAAGAGCTAAATACATCCAGAGTTCTTGATGCTTGTTTACTGATTTTCACAGCTCTTTATGCATTACCTCTTCATTCAATTTTCTATTAACCCACCAATGAAATACTGGCTTTTGGCTTTTAGATTGTCACAAAAATTTAAAGATGCATTAGTAAATCAGTCAGTGTTTAAAACAGgctcatttttttacatgattgaCCCTCGACTGGCAATTATTCCTTATTATTTAGCTTCCTGGATATGTCTGCTAACAGTTTAAAGGAAGATTTATGCAACTCAGTATTAGGTCTAccattaaagacaaaataaatatattagaataaagcaaaacatttaacTAATTCATTTCTTTGGAGaatgtcataaaaatgcaagaaaaactaGTGCTGGTTTCTGGATGGGATGCTGTCCTGAATGTActcttattatttttggattggtgactaatttatcattttttcatgtctttCTGATTGTTTACCTTCAGTAAAACCAGAGCAGCCTTTGGAAGTGGAAGCAGAGGATCTGCTGGCATCTTACCCTCAGGTCTGCAGGATTCTTTGCTTGTTTAATCTTCcctaaaatgtgttaaaatgcaAATGTATCATTTTCCTGAAGCTGGAAGTAAGTTGTTTTCTATGGGTCACATGACATCcggtcagtccagttctcttgtacagtcaatgatcgGACCATAAGGTCCAtgctgatgtatccacttgcagacaaatagatccatgaccttatttgttttccttgtctgagctggaatctggatcaaaactgtacagctgggtggttctgatattgctcactatttttgttgcaccggtaatattAGTTTGGGGggatgaggggctgtaagctagcaggagagcgtatgaacagagagctctcagtaactcATCTCTGAGTTGATGCATGCAACTCAGAGatgagtttctaatgaactactgttgaTCTACAggaactatgtcccagaaaatcagatttttttttttgtttagttttttttaattttggttaaaagcaacataatcatatttaaacgatcgctgggaacaattttacaaaagatgatcagaattgGTTTTAACAAATTGTCCTCCAACATGAAGAAATCAGTAAACGTGAATTTAGGAGCTGCAGCTTTCATCCTTTAAACTCTGATCTGTTTGATTCTGTAGGACGATGGTTGTGACTTGGAGGTCCtggagaagcagctgtcatcAAGCAGCATATCTATGAGTGACCCAGAACCTTGTTCTGCAGTGAGGTGAGGTCTTTGGTTCAGTGTCACTcactctttcttttttatgtttttgcaaagATGTTTGTAAACTCGTTCTTTTGAAGCTATGTAAAGTATCAAGAAATCAGAAACTAAGATGACCTAATAAGTCCAGTTGTAACGAGACCAGCTTGCAAAAAACCGGCCCTACATCTAGTGACCATAAAGCCTGGTGATGCCAATGAAGGTATCACAATTCCATTAACAATTTTATTGTTAATGAAATGCCTCTGGAGATGGAGCATCTCATTTTCAAGTTGGTCCAAAGTAATACAACAGAGACAAAAAGAACAAgactaatttaattatttatttaggttgattgagaacaatttctcatttgcAACAGCGACCTGTTTAGGCTGTAGTGTTTAGCAATTCAGAgtgagtttttatttgattgttattgCCCAAACTCAcatctgtgtgttttgagaATTGAGTAGCAACAACTCTACAGGTACGGTTTGAGTTGGACAGAAAACtaaaatttcctttttgttaattaattttcttttgcgaaagctaaaatatgatgagaaataaaatgttttttctttgaaatgtatttttaatttaagtgttTGTGGGAAATTTTCTCTTTTAGTGATTCATTAGAAGACACAGACTCTTGTTTGGCTGCGTCTTTGGGGAAAAACCAGGATCTATTCAGGTGAGAGTGAAACTTTAGAGACTAAAGTTTAGAGGAAACATGGATTTTACAGTGACTTCATTATTTTCTGCTGTGCAGGTTCCTAAAGCATCTGAATCCTGACGACAAAACCCAGCATTCTCTTCCTGGGGTGAGTACTAGTACTTCATAGCCAtatttcaatattaaaaaaagcccACAAGCTCCTATTCAGTTAGGATACTGCTACTACCTGTACTGGGGTGGTAAGGCTGGCTCTGTGCTCAGCTCTAGATTATTCAGCACACTATGAGCAGCTGACCGGAAGAAGTTTGACTGGGAAAACAGTTCAAATCT includes these proteins:
- the faap24 gene encoding Fanconi anemia core complex-associated protein 24, which translates into the protein MEAKPSDLLTAAPPYGHVLCSEKWTDSALVRALRGGGLKVIFENELHVADFLLPNKSSILYISECDIIAGSSYRRKLVRYRNASNSFQELVLVERTGLSEQYFSALQRFVVLELGLPLLPVGGQAEASQLIAQMVQADGRENIFRRSSCRLLDPLVLTLVQQIPGVGRVKALTLLQNFSSIQQLCNAAPEELEPMVGQALALQIHSFFH